One part of the Hydra vulgaris chromosome 01, alternate assembly HydraT2T_AEP genome encodes these proteins:
- the LOC136074938 gene encoding uncharacterized protein LOC136074938 — MANALSYSQQNTLEILVDFLNSDDFEEEIEIEIEDTGSEISDQLNQLCLQCSKSYKTKGGLKRHIRSKHMTNENEISCISIEDIDSLITQAKKKIFNTSYYPNDLTEPIKKYNFVVTDQFYAETKKYFIELCKSGDVERYFSKIYADFVLGAESYFSGLQKPYCTLFATKYVDKLISHSKKVKEFGNKEPIQVNPITESEMDALQFLAGYVVKKFLKKYNNSKYFKNYQSLILLLKSMLTNDIKQKLIDVQNRGGLSAVNKNMQLLFIKVEECFRIKTGFYSIKKIDIPKITNELLRSEEILCYYNSHCDASGIVVEKELKKNLLENMIQLYCRVRSFSLAKDITE; from the exons atggcCAACGCCTTAAGTTACTCTCAACAAAATACACTAGAAATCTTAGTTGATTTCTTAAATAGCGACGATTTTGAAGAAGAAATTGAAATAGAAATTGAAGACACAGGTTCAGAG ATTTCTGACCAATTAAATCAGCTTTGTCTTCAATGTTCAAAGTCATATAAAACTAAAGGAGGTCTAAAAAGACACATACGATCAAAACATATGActaatgaaaatgaaatttcTTGTATCAGCATTGAAGATATTGATTCATTAATTACacaagctaaaaaaaagatatttaatacaTCCTATTATCCCAATGATTTAACGgaaccaattaaaaaatataattttgttgtaaCTGATCAGTTTTATGCTGAAACTAAGAagtattttattgaactttGTAAGTCTGGTGATGTAGaaagatatttttctaaaatatatgcAGACTTTGTTCTTGGTGCAGAATCCTACTTTTCTGGATTGCAAAAACCTTATTGCACTCTTTTTGCAACCAAATATGTGGATAAACTAATATCacattcaaaaaaagtaaaagagttTGGTAATAAAGAACCCATTCAAGTTAACCCAATTACAGAGTCTGAAATGGATGCTTTACAATTTTTAGCTGGTTATGtggttaaaaagtttttaaaaaaatataacaatagcaaatactttaaaaactatcaATCTCTTATCTTGTTACTAAAAAGTATGCTAACCAatgatataaaacaaaagttaattgATGTTCAAAACAGAGGAGGATTATCAGCtgttaacaaaaacatgcagcttttatttattaaagtcgAGGAATGTTTTCGAATAAAAACTGGTTtttatagcattaaaaaaattgacattccAAAAATTACAAACGAATTATTAAGGAGTGAAGAAATATTATGCTATTATAATAGTCATTGCGATGCATCAGGAATAGTTGTggagaaagaattaaaaaagaatttattagaaaatatgatACAATTATATTGTAGAGTGCGCTCCTTTTCATTAGCAAAGGACATTACAGAATag